One window of the bacterium genome contains the following:
- a CDS encoding glycoside hydrolase family 125 protein: MTISRLSTGNEYISIPEIHTTNGGVGCIGFMLRAYRASIELHGSEEVPLLKPVIELDGEDLFEENIQHDLSSFWIPRFEVSSPRLKASSVIFAPLERRGFVCVLTLQNTSGADLDVRAGWKGCWKSSYHTANLSKLMSGTKYANISSWKPGVPIVEYRGHTPLFAMAFVSGNCVPAVISDLEKHKQITQWTGESLTAAAGVPVCYDLMDDYKLKPGQSLDIPVYIGVGLEEVSAIASAEEMKVQRWDRMLPRLMAWLDKHVIECNDPYFRRMMNVNSFYNYFYSQAITLDTEELILMTSRSSRNDTCASYRDRDAMRWSLPAVLQIDWPRARNMLIYAFTTQLSNVGAHSRFIDGIVLEPGLQLDQLCSPIRALAMYVEVTSDMSILFDRRVQAGVNTIQQILAAQRHTEAALFETLLLPSGDASEYPYVCFSNVLVWRSLLDISHIYNLIRDIDRAEEAKLLAMSIKAAIQANFIVDGPYGKMYASEIDLKGNYLLDDDATGSLQLLSYLGFCSQGDQIYKNTVKWIHSEHNTLSGKGNTFEAQLARNGLGPSIVGVVMDLLSGRESEGLDFLRRTTLDDEIACSVADPKTGHALSGMANASCAGYLAFGLRTALKATSPQTSLMEQKRRPSEALYHPPPETRHDTKKARM, translated from the coding sequence ATGACTATCAGCCGACTGAGCACTGGCAACGAGTATATTTCCATACCTGAGATTCACACCACAAACGGTGGCGTAGGGTGCATCGGTTTCATGCTGCGGGCATACAGAGCGTCCATCGAACTTCACGGCTCCGAAGAAGTTCCCCTTCTCAAACCCGTGATCGAACTTGATGGCGAAGACCTCTTTGAAGAGAACATACAGCATGATTTGTCGTCGTTCTGGATACCCAGGTTCGAAGTATCTTCTCCCCGTTTGAAAGCTTCATCGGTGATATTCGCGCCGCTCGAGCGCAGAGGTTTTGTATGCGTGCTCACACTGCAAAACACATCCGGCGCTGATTTAGATGTAAGGGCTGGATGGAAAGGGTGTTGGAAGTCGAGTTATCACACGGCCAACCTCTCGAAGCTGATGTCGGGTACGAAATATGCCAATATCAGCTCGTGGAAACCCGGAGTGCCGATAGTTGAGTATCGAGGGCACACGCCATTATTTGCGATGGCTTTTGTTTCTGGGAATTGTGTCCCGGCAGTGATTAGCGACCTAGAAAAGCACAAGCAGATCACACAATGGACCGGCGAAAGTCTGACTGCAGCAGCAGGTGTGCCGGTGTGCTATGATCTGATGGACGATTATAAGCTAAAACCGGGCCAATCCTTGGATATTCCGGTCTATATAGGTGTGGGACTGGAAGAGGTATCTGCAATCGCTTCGGCGGAAGAGATGAAAGTACAGAGATGGGACCGGATGCTGCCCAGGCTTATGGCATGGCTCGACAAGCATGTCATTGAGTGTAATGATCCATATTTCCGGCGCATGATGAACGTCAACTCGTTCTATAACTACTTCTATTCACAGGCTATAACGCTGGATACTGAAGAGTTGATCCTGATGACCTCGCGCAGCAGCAGAAACGACACGTGCGCATCGTATCGGGACCGCGATGCCATGCGCTGGTCGCTGCCCGCTGTATTGCAGATCGACTGGCCTCGCGCCCGCAATATGCTGATTTATGCTTTTACAACACAGCTTTCCAACGTGGGGGCACATTCTCGGTTTATCGACGGAATAGTCCTGGAGCCGGGGCTTCAACTGGACCAGTTGTGTTCACCCATTCGTGCGCTCGCTATGTATGTGGAAGTAACCTCCGATATGTCGATCCTTTTTGACAGACGTGTGCAGGCGGGCGTGAATACCATTCAACAGATTCTTGCTGCACAGAGGCACACGGAGGCGGCGCTTTTTGAGACTCTGCTTTTGCCTTCGGGTGATGCTTCAGAGTATCCATATGTCTGTTTTTCCAATGTGCTTGTGTGGCGTTCTCTGTTGGATATCAGCCACATTTATAACCTGATTCGAGACATTGACCGGGCAGAAGAAGCAAAGCTCCTTGCAATGAGTATCAAAGCGGCAATACAGGCAAATTTCATTGTGGATGGCCCGTATGGGAAGATGTATGCCAGCGAAATTGATCTGAAGGGCAATTATCTGCTTGACGATGATGCGACGGGGAGTTTGCAATTGCTCAGCTATCTGGGTTTTTGTTCCCAAGGCGACCAGATATACAAAAATACTGTGAAATGGATTCACTCAGAGCACAATACACTCTCAGGTAAGGGCAATACGTTTGAAGCTCAACTGGCACGTAATGGTCTAGGTCCATCTATTGTCGGTGTGGTTATGGACTTGTTGTCGGGTCGTGAGAGTGAGGGGCTTGATTTTTTGAGGCGCACCACACTTGATGATGAGATAGCATGCAGCGTGGCAGATCCCAAGACTGGTCATGCTCTCAGTGGAATGGCGAACGCAAGTTGTGCAGGTTACCTGGCATTCGGACTGCGCACAGCCCTCAAGGCGACGAGTCCGCAGACGTCGCTGATGGAGCAGAAACGTCGTCCCAGTGAGGCTTTATATCATCCTCCTCCCGAGACGCGTCACGATACCAAAAAGGCCAGGATGTGA
- the fliD gene encoding flagellar filament capping protein FliD — MSSSMSISGLISGLDTDSIIEKMMEYYSANKTSLEAEQAETENELSAWQSINSSILSVQTALEAIKDASDFQTNTCTSSDDDILTASADTDAVPGTYYITVSKLAQAHQVSSNSTYSSVNDVVGTGTVSFTFADSTKDFSITLDANNNTLTGLAKAINKADAGIDASIINTGTSDDPSYQLVLTSSDTGASSVFTVNSTLTGGTDPDLSNIVQTGQDAELKYGSGDNALTVIKSSNEIDDLISGVKLNLEEADENTTVKVKVTRDTSTVKSAIENFVSVYNSFVDGINTQLSYDADTETSGTLLGDYKLQVIQSQLTSAVSGIVSGLDSDIKSLASIGITHNTDGELEIDDSALEKALKNNLDDVTKLFSTNVESDSAYVTYVTSTSDTKATNKAWQVNITQAATQSTLTCGSAMGDTLEVDETITIGDTDIDLTAGMTIDEVINAINKYSEDTGVTVSATGSGGTGEGSYLTFKSVRYGSLSNFSVISDTSCSTTGSTGIGKTLMTPGDADGESGSGTGTEGVDVEGTINGATCTGKGRVLTCKDENNDACGLSILATSSTTMTTNITFSNGVGSKLYDLIEDMTSSTGIITTAQDSLQDKIDEYDDLIDDEEDKIEAKQESLYAKFTAMESALSELESQSSWLEAAFSSSSDD; from the coding sequence ATGTCAAGTAGTATGTCCATATCCGGCCTGATATCGGGGCTTGACACTGACTCCATTATCGAAAAAATGATGGAGTATTATTCGGCCAACAAAACGTCTCTTGAGGCCGAACAGGCCGAAACGGAGAATGAGTTATCTGCCTGGCAGAGCATCAATAGCAGCATATTGTCTGTGCAGACCGCGCTTGAGGCGATCAAAGACGCATCCGATTTCCAGACAAACACCTGCACTTCCAGTGACGATGACATACTCACAGCAAGCGCAGACACGGATGCTGTTCCGGGCACTTACTATATCACTGTAAGCAAGTTGGCCCAGGCGCATCAGGTATCGTCCAATAGCACTTATTCCAGTGTCAATGATGTCGTCGGCACCGGCACAGTATCATTTACATTTGCAGACAGCACGAAGGATTTCAGTATAACGCTGGATGCGAACAATAATACTTTGACCGGTTTGGCAAAGGCGATTAATAAAGCTGATGCAGGTATTGACGCGTCAATTATCAACACCGGCACAAGCGATGATCCCTCCTATCAATTGGTCCTGACTAGTTCGGATACTGGTGCAAGTTCGGTATTTACGGTCAACAGCACTCTTACAGGAGGCACCGACCCCGACCTATCTAATATTGTCCAGACAGGCCAGGACGCCGAACTGAAATATGGATCCGGTGATAATGCTCTTACGGTTATAAAAAGCTCCAACGAGATCGATGACCTCATCAGCGGTGTAAAACTCAACCTAGAGGAAGCCGATGAAAATACCACGGTCAAGGTCAAAGTCACGCGCGATACCAGTACGGTTAAATCGGCCATCGAGAATTTCGTGAGCGTATATAACAGTTTTGTGGACGGTATAAACACTCAGTTAAGCTACGATGCCGACACCGAAACAAGCGGCACTCTTTTGGGTGATTATAAACTGCAGGTAATCCAGAGTCAATTGACCTCTGCCGTCAGCGGAATCGTATCCGGTCTGGATTCCGACATCAAGTCGCTTGCGTCCATTGGCATCACTCATAATACCGACGGAGAGCTTGAGATCGATGACAGTGCTCTCGAAAAAGCTCTCAAGAACAATCTTGATGATGTAACCAAGCTGTTTTCAACAAATGTCGAGTCGGACAGTGCATATGTGACGTATGTCACATCCACGTCGGACACCAAGGCTACGAACAAAGCATGGCAGGTAAATATCACACAGGCTGCCACGCAATCGACCCTCACCTGTGGTTCGGCCATGGGTGATACACTTGAGGTCGATGAAACAATAACAATAGGCGATACCGACATTGATCTGACTGCCGGCATGACGATAGACGAAGTCATCAACGCAATCAACAAATATTCCGAGGATACAGGCGTCACCGTATCAGCGACCGGTTCAGGTGGTACTGGTGAAGGCAGTTACCTGACTTTCAAGAGTGTCAGATATGGTTCATTGAGCAATTTTTCTGTCATAAGCGATACTTCTTGCTCGACCACGGGCAGCACAGGTATAGGGAAAACTCTAATGACTCCGGGCGATGCGGATGGTGAAAGTGGTTCTGGCACCGGCACCGAGGGTGTCGATGTGGAAGGGACCATCAATGGCGCCACCTGCACCGGCAAAGGCAGAGTGCTCACTTGTAAAGATGAGAATAATGATGCTTGTGGTCTTTCGATTCTGGCGACGTCTTCGACAACAATGACGACCAATATAACTTTCTCAAATGGTGTCGGCTCCAAGCTCTATGATCTGATAGAGGATATGACGTCTTCGACCGGCATTATTACCACAGCGCAGGATTCTCTGCAGGACAAGATTGATGAATATGATGATTTAATAGATGACGAGGAAGACAAGATTGAGGCCAAGCAAGAGTCTCTGTATGCTAAATTCACCGCCATGGAGTCGGCGCTTTCAGAGTTGGAGTCTCAGTCGAGTTGGTTGGAGGCTGCATTCAGCAGCAGTAGTGACGATTGA
- a CDS encoding DUF2817 domain-containing protein, which translates to MIRWAITAVLLLLASSVSANPYEEAMHTVRVLSDSSCVRLLKFGKSHCERDIPAFVISNFTTSAQDKARILICSGQHGDETDPVKSVLSLCKNLSAGSEPDLLKRCAIIVVPMVNPDGVANGRRVNGVDADTNRDWSAMTTRETLYVNSIIKAWKPNLLIDVHNWNEPSSIPGNAIEVPSTGDGDRDSAMVAIARQAGHSSGLALVECHPYSDKRLFHRHYCSLGYAAYLLETKGAEPYETRDRIYKTAIKSLITSIVQNRSGRYVMSPASMQFRPDYVSAYIDPIQNKSTGASSIMSAFMLTIACVIVAFLMRPFARGEQGAWSRRYTMCAVDPEIGSERILHRHAPCPITARSWVNRRLRSRYTPADPEDDKDAPNAAAAPQTAGYARAS; encoded by the coding sequence ATGATTCGCTGGGCGATAACAGCGGTTCTGCTGCTGCTTGCAAGCAGTGTGTCAGCCAATCCCTACGAAGAAGCGATGCACACGGTCCGGGTACTCTCGGACTCTTCGTGCGTCAGGCTGCTGAAGTTCGGAAAGTCTCACTGCGAACGCGATATTCCCGCATTTGTTATATCAAACTTCACCACCTCTGCGCAGGACAAAGCACGAATATTGATATGCTCCGGCCAGCATGGTGACGAGACGGACCCGGTGAAGTCGGTGCTGTCTTTGTGCAAAAACCTTTCCGCAGGCAGTGAGCCTGATCTGCTTAAACGATGCGCGATAATCGTGGTGCCGATGGTCAATCCCGATGGCGTGGCGAACGGCAGGCGTGTTAATGGTGTGGACGCGGACACAAATCGCGACTGGTCCGCCATGACCACACGTGAGACTCTTTATGTGAACAGCATAATTAAGGCTTGGAAGCCGAATCTGCTCATTGACGTTCATAACTGGAACGAACCATCTTCAATTCCCGGAAATGCCATTGAAGTGCCCAGTACAGGTGATGGCGACCGTGATAGCGCAATGGTTGCCATAGCAAGGCAGGCGGGGCATTCAAGTGGTCTGGCTCTTGTCGAATGCCATCCTTATAGTGATAAGAGGCTTTTTCACAGGCATTATTGCTCGTTGGGGTATGCGGCGTATCTTCTTGAGACAAAGGGCGCCGAGCCATATGAGACCAGAGACCGCATCTACAAAACTGCGATCAAGAGCCTGATTACATCCATCGTGCAGAACCGGAGCGGACGATATGTTATGTCTCCGGCTTCGATGCAGTTTCGGCCTGATTACGTAAGCGCATATATTGATCCAATACAAAACAAATCGACCGGCGCCTCATCTATTATGAGTGCATTCATGCTGACAATTGCATGCGTGATCGTCGCTTTTTTGATGAGACCATTTGCCCGCGGCGAACAAGGCGCGTGGTCCAGACGATATACTATGTGTGCGGTCGACCCTGAGATCGGGTCAGAACGTATTTTGCATCGCCATGCCCCTTGCCCAATTACAGCCAGAAGCTGGGTGAACCGACGCCTGCGCTCTCGATATACTCCTGCCGACCCCGAAGACGACAAAGATGCCCCCAACGCCGCCGCCGCTCCGCAGACTGCAGGATATGCTCGCGCATCATAA
- a CDS encoding DUF4446 family protein: MHVIVGFVKEYNAYLSIGLLVFSLILFGYMIVLSSRTSRLAKRKSVTLSGANAEELAEAISEQSALIYDLRNKMDEVHVRQMELGQAIEKCIQNTNIIRFNAFEDVGGEQSFALSLLDANNTGIIISSLYGRQDSRLYVKSVTNGEGERALSEEEQRAIGVRPKKTTVA, translated from the coding sequence ATGCACGTTATCGTGGGGTTTGTAAAGGAATATAACGCCTATCTGTCAATAGGCTTACTGGTTTTCAGCTTGATTTTGTTTGGCTATATGATTGTCTTGTCTTCGCGGACATCCAGGTTGGCTAAGCGCAAAAGCGTTACGCTCTCCGGCGCCAACGCAGAGGAATTGGCAGAGGCTATATCGGAACAATCTGCCTTGATCTATGATCTGCGAAACAAAATGGATGAGGTGCACGTCAGGCAGATGGAACTCGGCCAGGCCATTGAAAAGTGCATTCAAAATACCAACATTATCAGGTTCAATGCGTTTGAAGATGTGGGTGGAGAACAGAGCTTCGCGCTCTCTTTGCTGGATGCAAACAACACCGGAATAATCATAAGCAGTCTGTATGGACGCCAAGACTCGCGGTTGTATGTTAAGAGTGTTACGAACGGCGAAGGTGAACGCGCATTATCCGAAGAGGAACAACGAGCAATCGGTGTTCGTCCAAAAAAGACCACGGTTGCTTGA
- the fliS gene encoding flagellar export chaperone FliS, with translation MSQNGYAQYQRSQLLTASPAKLLLASYDGAIRFARIASERMKEKNLYEQNKYINKTLAIVSELMSTLRDDLDPVFSSRLRSLYLYSIKKLAQANLEGDQEALAEVIKILSDLREAWGKAEQTLQQQAIEEAAA, from the coding sequence ATGTCCCAAAACGGTTATGCACAATATCAACGCAGTCAGCTTCTTACTGCGTCTCCGGCAAAGCTTCTTTTGGCGTCGTATGATGGCGCCATAAGATTTGCGCGTATAGCATCCGAAAGGATGAAAGAAAAAAACCTCTACGAACAGAACAAGTATATAAATAAAACATTGGCTATCGTGTCGGAGCTTATGTCTACTCTACGCGATGACCTGGACCCTGTTTTCAGCAGCAGGTTGAGGTCGTTGTATTTATATTCGATAAAGAAACTCGCGCAAGCCAATCTGGAGGGTGACCAGGAGGCGCTTGCCGAGGTCATTAAGATATTATCTGATCTACGTGAAGCCTGGGGAAAAGCCGAACAGACTTTGCAGCAGCAGGCGATTGAGGAGGCGGCAGCATGA
- a CDS encoding DUF1015 domain-containing protein — protein MAEISPFKGIRYNKKSVDLNKVTCPPYDVISPEEKQRYLNLDPYNFVRLILGEDHNTDNDVDNRFIRARSYLEDWLEKGVLVQDNEPSIYIYKQEFERGGRLCTVCGLTLAVKLHDYEDGVILPHENTLAKPKSHLVPLLSTTRTNLDSVYGLYADEHGLLDDMMKSVMSSEPDEDVRDIDGVRHLLWVMSDPTEIRKVADFIKDQPIAIADGHHRYETALAYSKESRKGSCCCAGKCELASDYVLMTIANVYQKDMTIFPTHRVVDNLSDDFLTGLDNRLTELFDVEESTKSRLIDDMSSRGAIGIYRPGRAVTIKLKGNTGTLLEGSDASRNLELNVLHKLVLERMLGIDKDKLRDQTHIVYTRDADEAIDMVDSGRKQMAFLLNNIDVRAVLDIASAGEKMPQKATYFYPKLLSGLVLRKMD, from the coding sequence TTGGCGGAAATATCACCATTCAAAGGAATTCGTTATAACAAGAAATCAGTAGACCTGAACAAAGTCACCTGTCCTCCTTATGATGTCATTTCACCCGAGGAAAAACAGCGATATCTCAATCTTGATCCATATAATTTCGTGCGCCTGATCCTTGGTGAGGATCACAACACCGACAACGATGTGGATAACCGGTTCATTCGTGCCCGAAGCTATCTCGAAGATTGGCTCGAAAAAGGTGTCCTGGTTCAGGATAATGAGCCGTCGATCTATATATATAAACAGGAATTTGAGCGTGGCGGCAGGCTTTGCACAGTATGCGGGCTCACTCTGGCCGTAAAACTGCACGATTATGAGGACGGTGTGATCCTACCTCACGAAAACACGCTTGCAAAGCCCAAGAGTCATCTGGTCCCATTGTTGAGTACAACACGCACGAACCTTGACAGTGTCTATGGTCTTTATGCCGATGAGCATGGTCTGCTGGATGATATGATGAAGTCCGTAATGAGCAGTGAGCCTGACGAAGATGTGCGCGATATCGATGGAGTCCGCCACCTGCTTTGGGTGATGTCCGATCCGACTGAGATACGCAAAGTCGCGGATTTTATAAAGGATCAACCGATTGCGATAGCCGATGGACACCACCGATATGAGACTGCTCTGGCTTATTCAAAAGAATCGCGCAAAGGCAGTTGCTGCTGCGCTGGAAAGTGTGAGCTCGCCTCTGATTATGTTCTGATGACCATCGCAAACGTCTATCAAAAGGACATGACCATTTTTCCGACACACAGAGTGGTCGATAATCTGTCTGATGATTTTCTCACAGGCTTGGATAATCGGCTCACTGAGCTTTTCGATGTCGAGGAGTCGACGAAATCCCGGTTAATAGATGATATGAGCAGCCGTGGAGCCATTGGTATATATCGACCAGGCAGGGCAGTTACCATAAAACTCAAAGGCAATACTGGAACACTGCTTGAGGGCAGTGATGCGAGCCGAAACCTTGAGTTGAACGTGCTTCACAAACTCGTGCTTGAGCGCATGCTCGGGATCGACAAAGACAAGCTGCGAGACCAGACACACATCGTCTATACACGCGATGCCGATGAGGCTATAGACATGGTCGATTCCGGTCGAAAGCAGATGGCATTTCTGCTGAATAACATAGATGTCAGGGCCGTACTGGATATCGCGTCCGCGGGTGAGAAGATGCCCCAGAAAGCGACCTATTTTTATCCCAAACTGCTAAGCGGTCTTGTGCTGCGAAAGATGGACTAG
- a CDS encoding zf-HC2 domain-containing protein has protein sequence MKCTKAQELFSAYMENTMDPPLRVVFEQHLAQCPKCKANYEKFHASIVMLEELPAVEVPHGFHAAVMARVERERMRTPSPVRWWKLDWQRALTIRVPVRAAAMGFAALLLMVMVFRLTPATTVVADWLGVPRAVNHTVGDGSDGPKISQAKAGYHVAQSGISISVKPDDSGTYQLGLTAKQERPIYFCMYMMPDDVSDADAAISTWQTGYVRQDECSTTRIGVDESIGARVVKVGWSYNHHDYNEYVFLPSHFDQNASAKSLELSIDNMSIYDALKLISRSYGIVIMASGDLNKKINYTGVNDGAPEDALYRSVIQAKMTWQAVDSSIYLVEPGD, from the coding sequence ATGAAATGCACTAAAGCCCAGGAACTTTTTTCGGCATACATGGAAAATACCATGGACCCACCGCTGCGGGTGGTTTTTGAGCAGCATCTTGCACAGTGCCCCAAGTGCAAAGCGAATTATGAGAAATTCCATGCATCAATTGTAATGTTGGAAGAACTTCCTGCAGTCGAAGTCCCGCATGGCTTCCATGCAGCCGTTATGGCACGAGTGGAACGTGAGAGAATGCGCACCCCATCACCTGTAAGATGGTGGAAGTTGGATTGGCAGAGAGCCCTCACAATTCGAGTGCCGGTCCGTGCAGCGGCCATGGGTTTCGCCGCACTGCTTTTAATGGTGATGGTCTTCAGACTTACACCTGCCACCACCGTAGTGGCGGATTGGCTGGGTGTTCCGAGGGCCGTTAATCATACTGTTGGAGACGGAAGTGATGGGCCGAAAATAAGCCAGGCCAAAGCCGGCTATCATGTGGCTCAGTCAGGAATATCGATAAGCGTCAAGCCTGATGATAGCGGCACATATCAACTCGGCCTTACCGCTAAGCAAGAGCGGCCAATATATTTTTGTATGTATATGATGCCGGATGATGTTTCGGATGCAGATGCAGCCATTAGTACATGGCAGACAGGATACGTCAGGCAGGACGAGTGCTCCACCACTCGCATCGGCGTGGACGAATCGATAGGCGCTCGGGTTGTGAAAGTTGGATGGAGCTATAACCATCACGACTATAATGAGTATGTGTTTCTGCCATCACACTTTGACCAAAACGCTTCTGCGAAAAGCTTGGAGCTGTCGATTGACAATATGAGCATCTATGATGCCCTAAAACTGATATCGAGAAGTTATGGCATAGTGATTATGGCAAGCGGTGATCTGAACAAAAAGATCAACTACACAGGCGTGAATGACGGTGCGCCGGAAGATGCGCTATACAGAAGCGTCATTCAGGCTAAGATGACTTGGCAGGCGGTGGACTCTTCTATCTATCTTGTAGAACCTGGAGATTGA
- a CDS encoding alkaline phosphatase encodes MHRTKTAFSGRLLLVVILALFSLSCYAADTPKNIVFLIGDGMGIGIITAARCAGPGQDGQLAMDTMPVIGLIKTHSANALVTDSAAAATAYATGVKTNNGELSIDPAGKRLRTILEAAHDTGKATGIVSTKFITDATPAAFVSHVTSRGQRTDIAVQMLSSGADVIMGGGRKDFTLKTDTSDGRTDGRDLMAEAAKSGFQVITTRDELLGISSGKVLGLFVPDIMTAFSPEPTFREMTTCAIDCLDNNKKGFFLMSEGGTIDSFEHANNATDAVKQTLEFDNTVQMALDYARTHKDTLVVVTADHETGGMGVLNPDGDHPKFMAGWVYGGHTANMVPIFAYGPGSQYFAGVHDNTEIPKIFSKLWSCKLN; translated from the coding sequence ATGCACCGCACAAAGACCGCATTCAGCGGCAGACTACTGTTGGTAGTCATCCTCGCACTCTTTTCTCTCTCATGCTACGCAGCAGATACGCCAAAGAACATCGTTTTTCTCATCGGCGACGGGATGGGAATAGGCATCATTACAGCGGCACGCTGCGCAGGACCGGGTCAGGATGGTCAACTTGCCATGGACACCATGCCAGTCATCGGACTCATCAAAACTCACTCAGCAAATGCGCTGGTCACAGATTCAGCGGCAGCCGCAACAGCTTATGCCACGGGAGTCAAGACCAACAACGGTGAGCTTTCCATAGATCCGGCTGGCAAAAGACTCAGAACAATACTTGAAGCCGCACATGATACGGGTAAGGCTACCGGAATTGTAAGCACCAAATTCATCACCGATGCCACTCCGGCTGCTTTCGTATCACATGTGACCAGCCGCGGCCAGCGAACCGATATAGCTGTTCAGATGCTCAGCTCTGGAGCTGATGTTATTATGGGCGGAGGACGCAAAGACTTTACACTTAAAACAGACACCAGTGATGGCAGAACTGATGGGCGCGACTTGATGGCTGAAGCAGCAAAAAGTGGATTTCAAGTCATAACCACCAGAGACGAATTGTTGGGCATCTCTTCAGGAAAGGTGCTTGGGCTGTTCGTGCCGGATATCATGACGGCATTTAGCCCGGAACCGACTTTTCGCGAGATGACGACTTGCGCCATTGATTGCCTTGACAACAACAAAAAGGGCTTTTTCCTGATGAGCGAGGGCGGCACGATTGACTCGTTTGAGCATGCTAATAATGCAACTGATGCCGTCAAACAGACACTGGAATTCGATAATACCGTGCAAATGGCGCTGGATTATGCGCGCACGCATAAAGATACTCTGGTTGTTGTGACTGCAGACCATGAGACCGGCGGAATGGGCGTGCTTAACCCTGACGGCGATCATCCCAAGTTTATGGCAGGTTGGGTTTACGGCGGGCATACCGCAAATATGGTCCCGATATTTGCATACGGACCCGGATCGCAATACTTCGCCGGAGTCCATGACAACACTGAAATTCCAAAGATTTTTTCAAAGCTGTGGAGCTGTAAACTGAACTGA
- a CDS encoding sigma-70 family RNA polymerase sigma factor gives MLFNTSGTKKSVSRTEEQALISRCKNGDINAFDELVTHFQKRVYNFAYGIAGNYDDANDIAQEAFVRVFNSISTFRGDANFTTWIYRIVTNVYLDERKKAKNHRQVSLDEIIELDETSVSRQIEDESPLPDEIAESKERNKAVRAAIDSLPDYQRIIMTLYHLHDRSYEEIADILHLPIGTVKSRLNRARGALKEILESKPELFG, from the coding sequence GTGCTCTTTAACACGTCCGGAACCAAAAAGAGTGTAAGCCGCACGGAAGAGCAGGCTCTGATCAGCCGCTGCAAGAACGGCGACATCAATGCATTCGATGAGCTTGTTACTCACTTCCAAAAGCGCGTCTATAATTTCGCTTACGGTATTGCCGGCAACTATGACGACGCCAACGATATCGCACAGGAAGCCTTCGTTCGAGTCTTCAACTCGATCTCAACATTTCGCGGCGACGCCAATTTCACCACTTGGATCTACCGCATCGTCACCAATGTCTACCTCGATGAACGCAAAAAAGCTAAAAACCATCGCCAGGTGTCGCTCGACGAAATAATCGAACTCGACGAAACATCCGTTTCCCGACAGATAGAGGATGAAAGCCCCTTGCCGGATGAAATAGCCGAATCCAAGGAACGCAACAAAGCTGTGCGCGCAGCGATTGACTCATTGCCCGATTACCAGCGGATAATAATGACGCTTTATCACCTTCATGACCGCAGTTATGAAGAGATTGCAGATATTTTGCACTTGCCGATCGGGACGGTCAAATCCAGGCTCAACCGTGCCAGAGGCGCACTCAAAGAAATATTGGAATCCAAGCCGGAACTTTTCGGATAG